In Edaphobacter paludis, a single window of DNA contains:
- a CDS encoding terminase TerL endonuclease subunit: MLKTMKQKMSPAEEFIEGVLDGTIVTSALVRQTIERHERDLDFGHLRGLRFDRKKAQRVIDFFGFLRHSKGEWAGHKFILEPWQQAFIWILFGWVHADTSLRRFRFSYTELARGNGKSTLASGVALFLLAADGEGGAEIYSAATKKDQARIVFSESERMVKSSPALRAKIATFRDNLHIVGTASKYQPLSSDKDSLDGLNIHGVIADEVHAWKGRALWDVLVTALGKRRQSLLFAITTAGYDKHSVCFEQHGYSEKVLAGIIEDDTWFCWIAGLDDEDDWEDESNWIKANPALGTMVKIEELRTAAAKAKETPGSLNAFLRLRLNKWTSQHTLWMPMDRWDSCNAAFTPESLHGRECFAGLDLSTTTDISALVLLFPPIETDKRWYVLPHFFIPSENIEDRVKRDRVPYDVWKKQGHLITTDGNVIDYDAIRLKVNELGQLYNIRELMFDRWNATQLTTQLAGDGFETVQFGQGFTSMNAPTKRLLELVLSSELAHGGNPVLRWMASNVTVKQDPAGNLKPDKSKSTEKIDGIVALCMALGRASVATPTPIPAGIFFA, translated from the coding sequence ATGCTGAAGACGATGAAACAGAAGATGTCTCCAGCGGAGGAATTCATTGAAGGGGTTCTGGACGGAACAATCGTCACTTCTGCGCTGGTTAGACAGACGATTGAACGTCATGAGCGGGATCTCGACTTTGGGCATCTACGGGGCTTGCGGTTTGATCGTAAGAAGGCGCAACGGGTTATAGATTTCTTCGGCTTCCTCAGACATTCAAAGGGTGAATGGGCCGGACATAAATTCATTCTGGAACCCTGGCAACAGGCTTTTATCTGGATTCTTTTCGGATGGGTTCATGCTGATACAAGCCTGAGACGGTTTCGTTTCAGCTATACAGAACTTGCCAGAGGCAACGGGAAATCAACCCTTGCGTCTGGTGTTGCTCTGTTCCTATTGGCTGCTGACGGTGAGGGCGGAGCAGAAATCTACTCCGCTGCCACAAAGAAGGATCAGGCGCGAATTGTATTCAGTGAATCAGAGCGGATGGTTAAGAGTTCGCCTGCACTCAGAGCAAAGATAGCAACCTTCAGAGATAACCTGCACATTGTCGGCACGGCTTCTAAATATCAGCCTCTCAGTAGTGACAAAGACAGCTTAGATGGTCTCAATATCCACGGTGTTATTGCTGATGAAGTCCACGCATGGAAGGGTAGAGCACTTTGGGACGTGCTTGTAACCGCTCTTGGCAAGCGCAGACAGTCTCTTTTGTTTGCCATCACCACGGCGGGATATGACAAACATTCTGTCTGCTTTGAGCAGCACGGTTATTCAGAAAAGGTACTCGCTGGAATCATTGAGGATGACACCTGGTTCTGTTGGATAGCGGGATTGGATGATGAGGACGATTGGGAGGATGAGTCCAATTGGATCAAAGCTAATCCTGCACTTGGCACGATGGTAAAGATTGAAGAGTTGAGGACAGCGGCGGCCAAAGCCAAAGAAACACCTGGCTCTCTGAATGCCTTCCTACGGCTTCGCCTCAACAAATGGACCTCACAGCACACCTTATGGATGCCGATGGACAGGTGGGACTCCTGTAACGCAGCATTCACCCCTGAGAGTTTGCACGGTAGAGAATGCTTTGCTGGTTTGGACCTGTCCACCACAACGGATATCTCCGCTCTCGTTCTGCTGTTCCCACCCATTGAGACAGATAAACGATGGTACGTGCTGCCCCATTTCTTCATCCCGTCAGAGAACATTGAGGACCGCGTAAAGCGTGACCGTGTTCCCTATGACGTTTGGAAGAAACAGGGACACCTCATCACCACTGACGGCAACGTGATTGATTATGACGCAATCCGCCTCAAGGTGAATGAGCTAGGCCAGTTATACAACATCCGTGAGCTTATGTTCGACCGTTGGAACGCAACACAGCTTACAACTCAATTGGCTGGTGACGGCTTTGAGACGGTGCAGTTTGGGCAGGGATTCACCAGCATGAATGCACCCACCAAACGACTGTTAGAGCTTGTCCTCTCCTCTGAGTTGGCGCATGGCGGTAATCCTGTCCTTCGATGGATGGCTTCAAACGTCACTGTCAAACAAGATCCAGCCGGCAACCTCAAACCAGATAAATCGAAATCGACAGAGAAGATAGACGGGATTGTTGCTCTCTGTATGGCATTAGGCCGAGCAAGTGTCGCCACTCCTACACCCATCCCAGCAGGCATATTTTTTGCCTAG
- a CDS encoding phage major capsid protein — translation MLNLNDLKVKHGQLLNEAKTLITGKNVTSEHRSQFDKIVASADEIQQDINRLEQVAKFEAESRSTSKPPRSQPGEQQEATPERVENEKRAFSQWFKTGHVSEENRSYLRSSETRDLGAGAVTGSITGGAFMVPVSMYPSIIQAKKSYGAILASLDTLVTDHGNPLRLSLSNDTGNGLTVIGEAVAASETDPILTGVTSSCDFVTTGVVKVSLSLISQSGFDLEAFLTQNLYQRYYRGLSQLVTNGSTSGNVASFTASATAGVTTENPISIQYSELTSLFGALDASFVETSSFYMTSSTRAYLMSLTASASGLPVLQPDANGNPFSSIFGRPIVISQFSDQIAATKTPILFGSGVDSYLVREAGGLSVSVMREAFLPQGELGVIGFGLVGGVSKNAGVSPLVALKMATS, via the coding sequence ATGTTGAATCTCAATGATCTAAAAGTGAAGCATGGCCAGTTGCTCAACGAAGCTAAAACCCTGATTACGGGTAAGAATGTTACCAGCGAACATCGCAGTCAGTTCGATAAGATCGTAGCCTCTGCCGATGAAATCCAGCAGGATATCAACCGTCTGGAACAGGTTGCCAAGTTTGAGGCAGAATCCCGCTCCACCTCGAAGCCACCGCGCAGCCAGCCCGGTGAGCAGCAGGAAGCCACGCCAGAGCGTGTAGAGAATGAGAAGCGTGCATTCTCGCAGTGGTTCAAGACGGGCCATGTGAGTGAAGAGAACCGCAGCTATCTGCGTAGCTCAGAGACTCGTGATCTTGGTGCAGGCGCGGTGACTGGCTCGATTACTGGCGGGGCCTTCATGGTGCCAGTCTCGATGTATCCATCCATCATTCAAGCCAAGAAATCCTATGGCGCAATTTTGGCTTCGCTCGATACTCTCGTAACGGACCACGGCAACCCGTTGCGTCTGAGCCTGAGCAATGATACCGGCAACGGTCTGACGGTCATCGGGGAAGCTGTAGCGGCCAGTGAGACAGACCCTATCCTTACGGGTGTAACCAGTTCCTGCGACTTCGTAACGACTGGCGTAGTCAAGGTGTCTCTGTCCCTCATTAGTCAGAGTGGCTTTGACCTCGAAGCCTTCCTCACGCAGAACCTGTATCAGCGGTATTACCGTGGCCTCAGTCAGCTTGTAACCAACGGCTCGACCTCTGGCAACGTGGCATCGTTCACGGCCTCTGCAACGGCGGGTGTTACGACTGAGAACCCCATCTCCATCCAATATTCTGAGTTGACCAGTTTATTTGGTGCGCTTGACGCGAGTTTTGTCGAAACGTCCTCGTTCTACATGACAAGCTCGACCAGGGCCTACCTCATGTCCCTTACGGCATCGGCTAGCGGATTGCCCGTCCTACAGCCAGATGCTAACGGCAATCCTTTTTCGAGCATCTTTGGTCGTCCGATTGTTATTTCTCAGTTCAGCGATCAGATTGCAGCGACCAAGACGCCGATCCTGTTTGGTTCGGGTGTTGATAGCTACCTGGTCCGTGAGGCAGGCGGATTGAGCGTCTCCGTGATGCGAGAAGCGTTTTTGCCGCAAGGAGAATTGGGAGTGATTGGCTTTGGGTTGGTCGGAGGTGTCAGTAAGAATGCTGGCGTCTCTCCGCTGGTTGCTCTCAAGATGGCAACCTCGTAA
- a CDS encoding HK97 family phage prohead protease, translated as MNSKNKQEIRTLPAKELRIAPVAADGTRTLTGRAIVFNQRSQDLGGFQEIVSPGAVTETLSGSPNILLLNNHNTSQPLASVRAGNLQLTTDSKGVSFRCKLDTRISYANDLALSVENGVTQGCSFGFRTLKDSYANENGTLVRTLETIELLELTVTTCPAYLQTQVDVRSCPKELRSLLTRSLDDEDDEDEDGPCDDPDCEACINGDYADCPNRDDDDDDEDEDRSLSKSEVRRLEMRLALAKLR; from the coding sequence ATGAACAGTAAAAATAAGCAGGAAATCCGCACACTGCCTGCAAAGGAATTGCGAATCGCTCCAGTAGCAGCAGACGGGACCAGAACCCTTACGGGCAGGGCGATTGTGTTCAATCAGCGCAGCCAAGATTTGGGCGGGTTTCAGGAGATTGTTTCGCCTGGTGCTGTAACTGAGACTTTGAGCGGCAGCCCCAATATCCTCCTACTTAACAATCACAACACCAGCCAGCCCCTTGCCTCCGTTCGCGCTGGTAATTTGCAGCTAACAACGGATTCAAAGGGTGTGTCTTTCAGATGCAAACTGGATACGCGAATCAGCTATGCAAATGACTTGGCACTCTCTGTAGAAAATGGTGTCACTCAGGGATGCAGCTTCGGATTCCGCACGCTCAAAGATTCGTATGCAAATGAAAATGGAACCCTGGTGAGAACACTCGAAACGATTGAGTTGCTAGAGCTAACAGTCACTACCTGTCCCGCGTATTTGCAGACGCAGGTTGACGTTAGATCCTGCCCAAAGGAATTAAGAAGCCTTCTGACTCGTTCTCTTGATGATGAGGATGACGAGGATGAAGACGGACCTTGCGACGATCCAGACTGTGAAGCCTGCATTAACGGTGACTATGCTGATTGTCCCAATCGTGATGATGATGACGATGATGAGGATGAAGACAGAAGCCTCAGCAAGTCTGAAGTCCGCCGTCTCGAAATGCGTCTAGCTCTCGCAAAACTGCGATAG
- a CDS encoding phage portal protein — translation MNIIKSVKTALGMEQRSNPNGQGLSLRDPSIAGWLGGEPTSSGVEVTETTALRNLTVMAILKVLSNSVASLPLVLYERTDNGRVEAFDNPLHDLLSVSPNPETSAYTFWESFTLALALGNAYAEIEKDSTGRVVGLWNLHPWLTRPWRAGDGSLKYITTDGEKLGQQRILDKSQVLHCPLLSFTGDLGWSPVKMAAESIGVSIATERFSARFFGSGSRPGGIMSSPTHLKPEDVTRTQQDWQSLQGGANQGKTAFLMGDWKYQPLSLTPEESQFIQSQQFNRQQLAALWSVPPHMIGDMTRLSDNNYISQQLEFLCDCIRPYTSRITQQVTMKILGPQSKYFAEFNLRERLKGDPKTTMDALSAGRNSGFYSVNDIRKELGDNPIGPEGDIYLVPVNYTNLATLLKPATPEPDAIPTEQVRNTLGSMRTAYLHTVRDAVSRMCARDASKRDAMAVNKTFEHILLSLSEVSADEVRSTMGQTEWKPDAAKAIKEHLRSISERVSGWKTEDIDSITSAELVRAVKAMSFAVHHSAADYTAKKASSHEQ, via the coding sequence ATGAACATTATTAAAAGTGTAAAGACTGCCCTGGGCATGGAGCAGAGAAGCAATCCGAACGGCCAAGGTCTATCGTTGCGTGATCCTAGTATCGCTGGTTGGCTTGGTGGTGAGCCTACCTCTAGCGGTGTAGAGGTGACAGAGACCACGGCACTGAGAAACCTTACGGTGATGGCAATTCTGAAAGTGCTTTCCAACTCTGTGGCCAGTTTGCCCCTTGTACTTTATGAGCGAACTGACAACGGCAGGGTGGAAGCCTTTGATAATCCGCTGCACGATTTGCTCAGTGTCTCTCCCAACCCAGAGACGAGCGCATACACCTTCTGGGAATCATTCACTTTGGCTCTAGCCCTGGGCAATGCGTATGCAGAGATTGAAAAAGATTCGACTGGCCGAGTTGTTGGGTTGTGGAATCTTCATCCCTGGTTAACCCGTCCGTGGCGTGCCGGAGATGGTTCTCTCAAATACATCACAACCGATGGAGAGAAACTAGGCCAGCAACGGATTTTGGATAAGTCGCAAGTGCTTCACTGCCCCTTGCTGTCTTTTACTGGTGATCTCGGTTGGTCGCCCGTTAAGATGGCCGCTGAGTCAATCGGCGTCAGCATTGCCACTGAGCGTTTTTCAGCGCGATTTTTCGGATCGGGCAGCAGACCTGGCGGGATAATGTCGTCGCCAACCCACCTCAAGCCAGAGGACGTAACACGGACGCAGCAAGATTGGCAATCGTTACAGGGCGGGGCGAATCAAGGGAAGACAGCATTCCTGATGGGGGATTGGAAATATCAGCCTCTCTCATTGACTCCAGAGGAATCTCAATTCATTCAATCGCAGCAGTTCAACCGTCAGCAATTGGCTGCCCTCTGGTCTGTACCGCCTCACATGATTGGCGATATGACGCGGTTGAGCGATAACAATTACATTTCCCAGCAGCTTGAATTCCTCTGCGACTGTATCCGCCCATATACGTCTAGGATCACTCAGCAAGTGACAATGAAAATTCTGGGACCCCAGAGCAAGTATTTTGCTGAGTTCAATTTGCGTGAACGTCTGAAGGGTGATCCGAAAACCACGATGGATGCCCTCAGTGCGGGCAGAAATTCTGGCTTCTACAGTGTTAATGACATTCGCAAGGAATTGGGTGATAACCCGATTGGGCCAGAAGGGGATATCTATCTGGTGCCAGTTAATTACACCAACCTTGCAACTCTTCTGAAGCCTGCCACGCCTGAACCCGATGCAATTCCTACTGAGCAGGTACGGAACACGCTAGGCAGCATGAGGACGGCTTATCTGCATACTGTGCGCGATGCGGTTTCCCGCATGTGTGCCAGAGATGCAAGCAAGCGGGATGCAATGGCAGTCAATAAGACTTTCGAGCATATTCTCCTGAGTCTGTCTGAGGTTTCCGCCGATGAAGTCCGCTCTACTATGGGGCAGACCGAATGGAAGCCTGATGCAGCCAAAGCCATTAAAGAACATCTGCGTTCAATCTCTGAGCGAGTTTCAGGATGGAAAACAGAAGATATCGACTCCATTACATCCGCAGAATTGGTTAGAGCAGTAAAGGCCATGAGCTTTGCTGTCCACCATTCCGCCGCTGACTACACAGCAAAGAAAGCGTCCTCACATGAACAGTAA